Proteins encoded by one window of Bubalus kerabau isolate K-KA32 ecotype Philippines breed swamp buffalo chromosome 22, PCC_UOA_SB_1v2, whole genome shotgun sequence:
- the IKZF5 gene encoding zinc finger protein Pegasus isoform X4: protein MLVDGFERTFDGKLKCRYCNYASKGTARLIEHIRIHTGEKPHRCHLCPFASAYERHLEAHMRSHTGEKPYKCELCSFRCSDRSNLSHHRRRKHKMVPIKGTRSSLSSKKMWGVLQKKTSNLNYSRRALINLSPPSMVVQKPDYLNDFTHEIPNIQTDSYESMAKTTPTGGLPRDPQELMVDNPLNQLSTLAGQLSSLPPENQNPASPDVVPCAEEKPFMMQQPSAQAVVSAVSASLPQSSSPASPEPRPPHGQRNYSPVAGPSSEPSAHTSTPSMGNSQPSTPAPTLPVQDPQLLHHCQHCDMYFADNILYTIHMGCHGYENPFQCNICGCKCKNKYDFACHFARGQHNQH from the exons ATGTTAGTAGACGGGTTTGAAAGGACCTTTGATGGAAAGCTCAAGTGTCGGTATTGCAACTATGCCAGCAAAGGCACCGCCCGGCTCATTGAACACATTAGAATTCACACAG gTGAGAAACCTCATCGATGTCACTTGTGTCCATTTGCATCTGCCTATGAGCGTCATCTGGAAGCCCACATGCGTTCCCATACAGGAGAAAAACCATACAAATGTGAATTGTGTTCCTTCCGCTGCAGTGACCGAAGCAACCTGTCCCATCATCGAAGGCGCAAGCATAAAATGGTACCAATTAAAGGTACTAGGTCTTCCTTAAGCAGCAAGAAAATGTGGGGGGTTTTACAGAAGAAAACTAGCAACCTGAACTATAGCAGAAGAGCACTCATCAACTTAAGCCCaccttccatggtggttcagaagCCAGACTACCTTAATGATTTTACCCATGAAATCCCAAATATCCAGACTGACTCCTATGAAAGTATGGCGAAAACTACACCAACTGGAGGCCTGCCAAGAGACCCCCAAGAACTCATGGTCGACAACCCTTTAAACCAGCTCTCAACTCTAGCCGGACAGCTGTCCAGTTTGCCACCTGAAAACCAAAACCCCGCGTCCCCTGACGTAGTTCCCTGCGCCGAGGAGAAGCCCTTCATGATGCAGCAGCCCTCTGCCCAGGCAGTGGTTTCTGCCGTGTCAGCAAGTCTTCCTCAGAGCTCCTCTCCGGCCAGCCCCGAGCCTCGGCCGCCACACGGCCAGAGGAACTACAGTCCGGTGGCAGGGCCGAGCAGTGAGCCAAGTGCCCACACAAGTACTCCAAGCATGGGAAACAGCCAGCCGAGCACGCCAGCTCCCACCCTGCCAGTCCAGGACCCGCAGCTTCTCCACCACTGCCAGCACTGTGACATGTACTTTGCCGACAATATCCTTTACACTATTCACATGGGATGTCATGGGTATGAAAATCCTTTTCAGTGTAACATATGTGGGTGCAAATGTAAAAACAAGTATGATTTTGCCTGTCATTTTGCAAGAGGGCAGCATAACCAACACTGA